One Pseudomonas sp. HOU2 genomic window carries:
- the leuC gene encoding 3-isopropylmalate dehydratase large subunit gives MSPRTLYDKHIDSHTVCRLDDQGHALLYIDRQVINEYTSPQAFSGLRAAGRKVWRPGTALAVVDHVNPTTPKRVAAMPDAGGARQVSYLAENCRDFGIELLDILDKRQGIEHVIAPEQGFILPGMVIAAGDSHTTTYGALGAFGFGIGTSEIEHLLASQTLVYKRLKSLRVTVDGELAPGLTSKDVIMALIGRIGASGATGYAIEFCGSTIDALSVEARMTICNMAVEAGARGAFMAPDEKVFAYLKGKPRAPQGELWERGVEKWRELRSDPGAVFDREVHLDASLLEPMVTWGTSPDHAAPIGAQVPDPQRIDDPILRQDMRRALQYMGLEAGMALRDIVISHAFIGSCTNARIEDLRDAASVVRGRQVAGHVRAMIVPGSSEVRAQAEAEGLAQIFIDAGFEWRQSGCSMCLAMNDDVLAPGDRCASSTNRNFEGRQGAGARTHLMSPAMVAAAAISGHLTDIRHFGERP, from the coding sequence ATGAGCCCCAGAACCCTCTACGACAAACACATCGATTCGCACACCGTGTGCCGCCTCGACGATCAGGGTCATGCGCTGCTGTATATCGATCGCCAGGTGATCAACGAATACACCAGCCCGCAGGCGTTCAGCGGTCTGCGCGCCGCCGGGCGCAAGGTATGGCGGCCCGGCACGGCGCTGGCGGTGGTCGATCACGTCAACCCGACCACCCCCAAACGGGTGGCGGCGATGCCTGATGCCGGCGGTGCGCGGCAGGTGTCGTATCTGGCGGAAAACTGCCGGGACTTCGGCATCGAACTGCTGGATATCCTCGACAAGCGTCAGGGCATTGAACATGTGATCGCCCCGGAGCAGGGCTTCATTCTGCCGGGCATGGTCATCGCCGCCGGCGACAGCCACACCACCACGTACGGCGCGCTGGGGGCGTTCGGATTTGGCATCGGTACCTCGGAAATCGAGCACCTGCTGGCCTCGCAAACGCTGGTCTACAAACGCCTGAAAAGCCTGCGCGTGACGGTGGATGGCGAGCTGGCGCCGGGGCTGACGTCGAAGGACGTGATCATGGCGCTGATCGGCCGCATCGGTGCGTCGGGCGCCACTGGCTATGCGATCGAGTTCTGCGGTTCGACCATCGATGCGCTGAGCGTTGAAGCGCGGATGACCATTTGCAACATGGCGGTGGAGGCCGGCGCACGCGGCGCGTTCATGGCGCCGGACGAAAAAGTCTTCGCCTATCTCAAGGGCAAACCCCGGGCGCCGCAAGGTGAGTTGTGGGAGCGCGGCGTGGAAAAATGGCGTGAACTGCGCAGCGATCCCGGCGCCGTGTTTGACCGTGAAGTACACCTGGACGCCAGCCTGCTGGAGCCGATGGTCACCTGGGGCACCAGCCCGGATCATGCGGCGCCGATCGGCGCGCAGGTGCCGGACCCGCAACGCATCGATGATCCGATCCTGCGTCAGGACATGCGCCGCGCCCTTCAATACATGGGCCTGGAGGCGGGAATGGCACTGCGCGATATCGTCATCAGTCACGCTTTTATCGGCTCCTGCACCAACGCGCGGATCGAGGATCTGCGTGACGCCGCTAGCGTGGTGCGGGGACGGCAGGTGGCCGGGCATGTGCGGGCGATGATCGTGCCCGGTTCCAGCGAAGTGCGCGCTCAGGCCGAGGCTGAGGGGCTGGCGCAGATCTTCATCGACGCCGGGTTTGAATGGCGTCAGTCCGGCTGCTCGATGTGCCTGGCGATGAACGATGACGTGCTCGCGCCCGGCGACCGTTGCGCCTCCAGCACCAACCGCAATTTCGAAGGCCGCCAGGGTGCCGGGGCGCGCACCCATCTGATGAGTCCGGCGATGGTTGCCGCTGCCGCGATCAGTGGCCACCTCACCGACATCCGCCACTTTGGAGAACGCCCATGA
- a CDS encoding antibiotic biosynthesis monooxygenase — protein MQTSAKNRSFTQLIEFEIEPRQQPALVSALAQQSEHLAQRYAGFVSASVQVSDDGRRVLSLLQWQSREAGEAAFGRYESGEQDFWQLIRAHQAKTVTFNSFQVLSSIARSHDDALHCNLVG, from the coding sequence ATGCAAACCTCAGCGAAAAATCGCAGCTTTACCCAATTGATCGAATTTGAGATCGAACCACGCCAGCAACCGGCATTGGTTTCGGCGCTGGCGCAGCAGAGCGAACATCTGGCGCAGCGCTACGCAGGCTTTGTCAGCGCCAGCGTCCAGGTCAGCGACGACGGTCGGCGGGTGCTGAGCTTGCTGCAGTGGCAGAGCCGCGAGGCCGGGGAGGCGGCGTTCGGTCGCTATGAAAGCGGCGAGCAGGATTTCTGGCAACTGATCCGCGCCCATCAGGCGAAAACCGTGACCTTCAATTCATTCCAGGTGTTGAGCAGCATCGCCCGCAGTCATGACGATGCGCTGCACTGCAACCTGGTCGGCTAG
- a CDS encoding VOC family protein, producing the protein MSVKPIPEGYHSITPYLGILKAAEAIEFYKKAFGATQVMRLDMPDGRVGHAELRIGDSAIMLGTPCDQGPLSDPDNAVAVGLHLYVTDVDKSFQRALDAGAKAVSEVKDQFYGDRSGTLKDPYGHVWFLATRKEDLTEEQIKQRAMEMFSQG; encoded by the coding sequence ATGAGCGTCAAACCCATTCCCGAGGGGTATCACAGCATTACCCCGTACCTCGGCATCCTCAAGGCTGCCGAAGCCATCGAGTTCTACAAGAAAGCCTTCGGCGCCACGCAGGTCATGCGCCTGGACATGCCCGACGGGCGCGTCGGCCACGCCGAACTGCGCATTGGCGACAGCGCGATCATGCTCGGCACGCCGTGCGATCAAGGGCCGTTGAGCGATCCGGACAACGCCGTGGCCGTTGGTCTGCATCTGTACGTCACCGATGTCGACAAGTCCTTTCAACGAGCCCTGGATGCCGGGGCGAAAGCGGTGTCGGAGGTCAAGGACCAGTTTTATGGCGATCGCAGCGGGACGCTGAAGGATCCGTATGGTCATGTGTGGTTTCTGGCGACGCGCAAGGAGGATCTGACGGAAGAGCAGATCAAGCAGCGGGCGATGGAGATGTTCAGTCAGGGTTGA
- a CDS encoding metal ABC transporter ATP-binding protein, with amino-acid sequence MTSKETIRNELESPVGASLLAIAPGQSTTSLNDTPPSRAGSLLQRVGGPTLEFSEVCLTLGRTTILDNVTFQVQPGHVHALVGPNGGGKSSLIKTLLGQMPHQGQLSLHWPGQPGTIGYVPQALEFDRGLPMTVDDFMAAMCQRRPAFLGLSKHYANAIGEALERVGMQDKRKRRMGALSGGERQRVLLAQGLIPAPQLLVLDEPMSALDEAGIQVFERLLGDWRAAGITVLWIEHDLEAVKRLADRVTGLNRRVLFDATPQQALTPERLLSLFSTHPRSAV; translated from the coding sequence ATGACCTCGAAAGAAACTATCCGGAACGAACTCGAATCCCCTGTAGGAGCGAGCCTGCTCGCGATAGCGCCCGGCCAGTCAACCACATCGCTGAATGACACTCCGCCATCGCGAGCAGGCTCACTCCTACAGAGGGTAGGCGGGCCTACCCTGGAATTTTCTGAGGTTTGTCTGACCCTCGGGCGCACCACGATCCTCGACAACGTCACCTTCCAGGTCCAGCCCGGCCACGTGCACGCCCTGGTCGGCCCCAACGGCGGCGGCAAGAGCTCGCTGATCAAGACCCTGCTCGGGCAGATGCCGCATCAGGGTCAACTGAGCCTGCACTGGCCCGGCCAACCCGGCACCATCGGCTACGTGCCGCAGGCGCTGGAGTTCGATCGCGGCCTGCCGATGACCGTCGACGATTTCATGGCCGCGATGTGCCAGCGTCGGCCGGCGTTCCTCGGCTTGAGCAAGCATTACGCCAACGCCATCGGTGAGGCGCTGGAACGGGTCGGCATGCAGGACAAACGCAAGCGGCGCATGGGCGCGTTGTCCGGTGGCGAACGGCAGCGCGTGTTGCTCGCCCAAGGGTTGATCCCGGCCCCGCAATTGCTGGTGCTGGATGAGCCGATGTCAGCCCTCGACGAAGCCGGGATCCAGGTGTTCGAACGCCTGCTCGGCGACTGGCGCGCGGCCGGCATCACCGTGCTGTGGATCGAGCACGATCTGGAAGCGGTCAAGCGTCTGGCCGACCGGGTCACCGGTCTCAACCGCCGCGTGCTGTTCGACGCCACGCCGCAACAAGCACTGACCCCGGAACGTCTGCTGAGTCTGTTTTCCACCCATCCTCGGAGCGCGGTCTGA
- the leuD gene encoding 3-isopropylmalate dehydratase small subunit, with product MSLQPFTQVSGQAAPLLAANVDTDVIMPKQFLKGIDRQGLDRGLFFDLRFLADGTPNPEFVLNQPAWQGASFLVVGTNFGCGSSREHAVWGLQQMGIRALIGSRFAGIFYDNCQRNGVLLITLDEAHVQRIGRLVSQPETARINVDLEAQQIRLADGEVIDFQIDGLRKTALLLGLDAIGSTLQRREQIEAFEREHLAANPWLT from the coding sequence ATGAGTCTGCAACCCTTCACGCAAGTCAGCGGCCAGGCCGCGCCGCTGCTCGCGGCCAACGTTGATACCGACGTGATCATGCCCAAGCAGTTTCTCAAGGGTATCGACCGTCAGGGGCTGGATCGTGGGCTGTTTTTCGATCTGCGCTTTCTCGCCGACGGTACGCCCAACCCGGAATTCGTGCTGAACCAACCGGCCTGGCAGGGCGCGAGTTTCTTGGTGGTCGGGACGAATTTCGGCTGCGGTTCCAGCCGCGAACACGCGGTGTGGGGGTTGCAGCAAATGGGCATTCGCGCGCTGATCGGCAGCCGTTTTGCCGGAATCTTCTACGACAACTGCCAGCGTAACGGGGTATTGCTGATCACGCTGGATGAAGCGCACGTGCAGCGTATCGGCCGGTTGGTGAGTCAGCCTGAAACGGCCCGGATCAATGTGGATCTGGAGGCGCAGCAGATCCGACTGGCGGACGGTGAAGTCATCGATTTCCAGATTGATGGCTTGCGCAAGACCGCACTGTTGCTGGGGCTGGATGCGATTGGCAGTACCTTGCAGCGGCGTGAGCAGATCGAGGCGTTCGAGCGCGAACACCTGGCCGCCAACCCATGGCTGACCTGA
- a CDS encoding thiamine pyrophosphate-binding protein, with the protein MSQSSRTAPPSALRRFWHKWRFHLNALLLLIPLGFMPKYFADAALFRGDVGLGEHEVGEIQVGPWSLRLAELRNEAPRLSGPAGYMKDFNAALCDACVEQVKATYLRIGKPRSLRAAGVIFFGTPYRMGAQLPVAEKTKADAELWITMEGWDGSMHQASIPLSQASPATLAWLNQQGAKP; encoded by the coding sequence GTGAGCCAGTCCAGCCGCACTGCCCCACCGTCCGCCCTGCGCCGCTTCTGGCACAAATGGCGCTTTCATCTGAACGCCCTGTTGCTGCTGATTCCGTTGGGCTTCATGCCCAAGTATTTCGCCGATGCCGCGCTGTTTCGCGGTGACGTCGGCCTTGGTGAGCATGAGGTCGGCGAGATCCAGGTCGGCCCGTGGAGCCTGCGCCTGGCCGAACTGCGCAACGAAGCACCGCGCCTGAGCGGCCCCGCCGGTTACATGAAGGACTTCAATGCCGCCCTCTGCGATGCCTGTGTCGAACAGGTCAAGGCCACCTACCTGCGCATTGGCAAACCGCGCAGCCTGCGCGCCGCCGGGGTGATTTTCTTTGGCACGCCGTATCGCATGGGCGCGCAATTGCCGGTGGCGGAAAAAACCAAAGCCGATGCCGAACTGTGGATCACCATGGAAGGCTGGGACGGCAGCATGCACCAAGCCTCGATTCCCCTGAGCCAGGCCTCCCCCGCGACCCTCGCCTGGCTGAACCAACAAGGAGCCAAACCATGA
- a CDS encoding LysR substrate-binding domain-containing protein — MLAACAASARSAMSQNQDPVPLPEDLRVLLTVIRKNGFAAAADELGLSPAYVSKRIQILESTLGTRLLHRTSRRVSLTEDGERVQRWALRILDVFQQLRDDLADAHDSPRGRLHICSSFGFGRNHVAPAVSRLAELHPQLQIRLDLFDRAVDIVNEGFDLEIRVGDDLPGQHIGRQLVSNRRVLCAAPEYLERRGTPQTLDDLQQHDCLVIKERDNAFGVWHLDRDGTPESVRVNGPLSSNNGEIVLQWALDGRGVLLRSLWDVKPLLDQGRLLPVLADYSQSANVWAVYPTRLANSGKLRACVEFLQGHFKDLSL; from the coding sequence ATGCTGGCGGCTTGTGCCGCCAGTGCCCGTTCCGCCATGTCCCAGAACCAAGACCCCGTGCCCCTGCCCGAAGACCTGCGCGTGCTGCTGACCGTGATCCGCAAGAACGGTTTCGCCGCCGCTGCCGATGAGCTGGGCCTGTCCCCGGCCTACGTCAGCAAACGCATTCAGATTCTCGAATCGACCCTCGGCACTCGCCTGCTGCACCGCACCAGTCGTCGCGTGTCGCTGACCGAGGACGGCGAGCGGGTGCAGCGCTGGGCCTTACGTATTCTCGATGTCTTCCAGCAGTTGCGCGACGACCTCGCCGACGCCCACGACAGCCCGCGCGGGCGCCTGCACATTTGCAGCAGTTTCGGTTTCGGCCGTAACCATGTGGCGCCTGCGGTTTCGCGGCTGGCCGAGCTTCACCCGCAGTTGCAGATTCGCCTGGACCTGTTCGACCGTGCAGTGGACATCGTCAACGAGGGCTTCGATCTGGAAATCCGCGTCGGCGACGACCTGCCCGGCCAGCACATCGGCCGGCAACTGGTGAGTAACCGCCGGGTGCTGTGCGCTGCGCCCGAATACCTTGAGCGCCGAGGTACACCGCAGACTCTGGACGATCTACAGCAACATGACTGCCTGGTGATCAAGGAGCGCGACAACGCCTTCGGCGTCTGGCATCTGGATCGCGACGGTACGCCGGAAAGCGTGCGGGTCAATGGGCCGTTATCCTCCAACAACGGCGAGATCGTCCTGCAATGGGCGCTCGACGGACGCGGCGTGTTGCTGCGTTCGTTGTGGGATGTGAAACCGTTGCTGGATCAGGGCCGACTGCTGCCGGTGCTGGCCGATTACAGCCAGAGCGCCAATGTCTGGGCGGTGTACCCGACACGGCTGGCCAACTCCGGGAAGCTGCGGGCGTGTGTGGAGTTTTTGCAGGGGCATTTCAAGGATCTTTCTCTGTAA
- the soxR gene encoding redox-sensitive transcriptional activator SoxR produces the protein MITPENLHKQLTVGEVAARSGVAVTALHFYESKGLITSQRNAGNQRRYPRAVLRRVALIKVAQRLGIPLAEIGEALKTLPDDRAPTAADWKILSEQWRRELDERINQLTLLRDRLTGCIGCGCLSMEACPLRNQGDVLGEQGPGAHFLG, from the coding sequence ATGATCACCCCGGAAAACCTGCACAAACAGCTCACCGTCGGTGAAGTCGCCGCGCGCAGCGGTGTGGCGGTCACTGCCCTGCACTTTTATGAATCGAAAGGCCTGATCACCAGCCAGCGCAATGCCGGCAATCAGCGCCGTTACCCACGGGCGGTCTTGCGCCGTGTGGCGTTGATCAAGGTCGCGCAGCGTCTGGGCATTCCGCTGGCGGAAATCGGTGAGGCGCTGAAAACCCTCCCGGACGACCGCGCGCCAACAGCGGCAGACTGGAAAATCCTGTCCGAGCAGTGGCGACGGGAGCTGGATGAGCGGATCAACCAATTGACCCTGTTGCGCGACCGGCTCACCGGTTGCATCGGTTGTGGGTGTCTGTCGATGGAAGCCTGCCCGCTGCGCAACCAGGGCGATGTGCTCGGTGAGCAGGGGCCGGGGGCGCATTTCCTCGGCTGA
- a CDS encoding metal ABC transporter substrate-binding protein, translated as MLISLTRRPLLRTLLLSLCACLLSPLASADPGKRLRIGITLHPYYSYVANIVGDKAEVVPLIPAGFNPHAYEPRAEDIKRISGLDVIVLNGVGHDDFADRMIAASETPNIKTIEANENVPLLAATGTAARGAGKVVNPHTFLSISASIAQVNNIARELGKLDPDNAKTYTQNARAYGKRLRQMRADALAKLTQAPNAELRVATVHAAYDYLLREFGLEVTAVVEPAHGIEPSPSQLKKTIDQLRELDVKVIFSEMDFPSTYVETIQRESGVKLYPLSHISYGEYSADKYEKEMTGNLDTVVRAIQESGA; from the coding sequence ATGCTTATTTCACTGACTCGCCGTCCCCTCCTGCGCACCCTGCTGTTAAGCCTGTGCGCGTGCCTGCTGAGCCCGCTGGCCAGCGCCGATCCGGGCAAACGCCTGCGCATCGGCATCACCCTGCATCCGTATTACAGCTATGTGGCGAATATCGTCGGCGACAAGGCCGAGGTGGTGCCGCTGATTCCCGCCGGTTTCAACCCGCACGCCTACGAGCCACGCGCCGAAGACATCAAGCGCATCAGCGGCCTGGATGTGATCGTGCTCAACGGGGTCGGCCATGACGACTTCGCCGACCGCATGATCGCCGCCAGCGAAACGCCGAACATCAAGACCATCGAAGCCAACGAAAACGTGCCGCTGCTGGCCGCCACCGGTACCGCCGCGCGCGGCGCCGGCAAAGTGGTCAACCCGCACACCTTCCTGTCGATCAGCGCCTCGATTGCTCAGGTCAACAACATTGCCCGCGAGCTGGGCAAGCTCGACCCGGACAACGCCAAAACCTACACCCAGAACGCCCGCGCCTACGGCAAACGCCTGCGGCAGATGCGCGCCGATGCCTTGGCCAAACTGACCCAGGCACCGAACGCCGAACTGCGCGTGGCCACGGTGCATGCGGCTTATGACTACCTGCTGCGCGAATTTGGCCTGGAAGTGACGGCCGTGGTCGAGCCGGCCCACGGCATCGAACCGAGCCCGAGCCAGTTGAAAAAGACCATCGACCAACTGCGCGAACTCGACGTGAAGGTGATTTTCTCGGAGATGGATTTCCCTTCCACCTACGTCGAAACCATCCAGCGTGAGTCCGGCGTGAAGCTGTACCCGCTGTCGCACATTTCCTATGGCGAATACAGCGCCGACAAGTATGAAAAGGAAATGACCGGCAACCTCGACACCGTGGTGCGGGCGATTCAGGAGTCCGGGGCATGA
- a CDS encoding alpha/beta hydrolase, whose product MFAGFVKDQRHVNGVDIAYRLGGSGPGLLLLHGHPQTHVIWHKIAEQLAEHFTVVAADLRGYGDSARPAADEQHRSYSKREMARDNVELMQSLGFAQFSILAHDRGARVAHRLALDHPSTVQRMMLLDIAPTLAMYTQTNEAFARAYWHWFFLIRPAPLPETLIEANPEAYLRSVMGSRSAGLAPFTEQAIGEYLRCLQRPGSARGICEDYRASASIDLEHDSADLAAGNHLDLPLRVLWGAEGTVGRCFDPLKEWQHVATDVSGKALPAGHYLAEEVPELLLAEALDFLR is encoded by the coding sequence ATGTTTGCCGGATTCGTCAAAGACCAGCGCCACGTCAACGGCGTCGACATCGCCTATCGCCTTGGCGGCAGCGGCCCGGGATTGTTGCTGTTGCACGGGCACCCGCAGACCCACGTGATCTGGCACAAGATTGCCGAACAACTGGCCGAGCACTTCACTGTGGTCGCCGCCGACTTGCGCGGGTATGGCGACAGCGCCCGCCCCGCCGCCGATGAGCAGCACCGCAGCTATTCAAAACGCGAAATGGCCAGGGACAACGTCGAGTTGATGCAGTCGCTGGGCTTTGCGCAGTTCTCGATCCTGGCCCACGACCGTGGCGCCCGGGTCGCCCATCGTCTGGCCCTCGACCATCCATCCACCGTACAGCGGATGATGCTGCTGGACATCGCCCCGACCCTGGCGATGTACACCCAGACCAACGAAGCCTTCGCCCGCGCCTATTGGCACTGGTTCTTCCTGATCCGCCCGGCACCGTTGCCGGAAACCCTGATCGAGGCGAATCCCGAAGCCTACCTGCGCAGCGTAATGGGCAGCCGCAGTGCCGGACTAGCGCCTTTCACCGAGCAAGCGATCGGCGAATACCTGCGCTGCCTGCAACGTCCCGGCAGTGCCCGGGGCATTTGCGAAGATTACCGCGCCAGCGCCAGCATCGATCTGGAACATGACAGTGCCGACCTCGCTGCCGGCAATCATCTTGATCTGCCGCTGCGGGTGTTGTGGGGCGCCGAAGGCACGGTCGGCCGTTGCTTCGATCCGCTCAAGGAATGGCAGCACGTGGCAACCGACGTCAGCGGCAAGGCGCTGCCGGCCGGGCATTATCTGGCCGAGGAAGTGCCCGAACTGTTGCTCGCCGAGGCGCTGGATTTCCTGCGCTGA
- a CDS encoding DUF6162 family protein, translated as MSTPTIQVVRPAGAGHETLNVLLLCLLILAVAGSVVAWRGVSHEPEPVASHQLDARRDLSAAEQGIYADLRVTLDEIRLLREEQQSLPTPQNLAEEGFAPFAQDASSVSRGGHAWQLLADSAYFGHSQAPAVAGSFVMLLSADANAAPDIWLNRDADLKTPAELTDAALSAAGWKQIVAQFDAGVTREHRH; from the coding sequence ATGAGCACGCCCACCATCCAAGTTGTACGCCCGGCCGGTGCCGGGCATGAAACCCTTAACGTTCTGCTGTTGTGCTTGCTGATCCTCGCGGTCGCCGGCTCGGTGGTCGCCTGGCGCGGGGTGTCCCATGAACCGGAACCGGTCGCCAGCCATCAGCTCGATGCGCGGCGCGATCTCAGCGCCGCCGAGCAAGGCATCTATGCCGACCTGCGGGTGACCCTCGACGAGATCCGCCTGCTGCGTGAAGAGCAGCAAAGCCTGCCGACCCCGCAAAATCTGGCCGAGGAAGGTTTCGCCCCGTTCGCTCAGGACGCCAGCTCGGTCAGCCGTGGCGGGCATGCCTGGCAGTTACTGGCGGACAGCGCCTATTTCGGCCACAGCCAGGCGCCCGCCGTCGCCGGTTCGTTCGTGATGTTGCTGAGCGCCGACGCCAATGCCGCGCCGGACATCTGGCTTAACCGCGACGCCGATCTGAAAACGCCCGCCGAGCTGACCGATGCCGCGCTGTCCGCCGCTGGCTGGAAACAGATCGTCGCGCAGTTCGATGCCGGCGTGACCCGCGAGCATCGCCACTGA
- a CDS encoding PepSY domain-containing protein: MSKKSRSKLWFLVHSWLALPIWFFVLIVCVTGTLAVVSQEIVWLANPQMRASQPSDDAPRLSYDQVLAAIKQAEPQTLVESISRPDESHFALDVEVSYPDGRSQTVYVNPYTGVIQGPAPDFNFKAFTRALHGWWLVPFTNGFSWGWYLVSFLGLPMLASLVTGLVVYKRFWKGFFKPTLRFRHGARIFWGDFHRLSGIWSIWFIAVISITGTWFLIQAILADNQVSISSEPIIPAMSRESVPMSSDASPPPRISLDRAVQIAEQHIPGLEVSFVSLPGNAYSHLSLGGRGWYPLMFQTATLNPYNGEKAATRLLTDRSSLEFVTESMRPLHTGDFGGLWIKLIWFFFGLLLSMMVLSGLLIWTKRTALATANALKRENKKARNPRVSREPAEVSL, translated from the coding sequence ATGTCGAAGAAATCCCGTTCCAAACTGTGGTTCCTGGTGCATAGCTGGCTCGCGCTGCCGATCTGGTTTTTTGTCCTGATCGTCTGTGTCACCGGCACGCTGGCGGTGGTCAGCCAGGAAATCGTCTGGCTGGCCAACCCGCAAATGCGCGCCAGTCAGCCGTCGGATGACGCACCGCGGCTCAGTTACGATCAAGTGCTGGCCGCGATCAAACAGGCCGAACCGCAGACGCTGGTGGAAAGCATCAGCCGTCCCGACGAGTCGCACTTCGCCCTCGATGTCGAGGTCAGCTACCCCGACGGCCGCTCGCAGACGGTCTACGTCAACCCTTACACCGGAGTGATTCAGGGCCCGGCGCCGGACTTCAACTTCAAGGCGTTCACCCGCGCCCTGCACGGCTGGTGGCTGGTGCCGTTCACCAACGGTTTCAGTTGGGGCTGGTACCTGGTGTCGTTCCTCGGCCTGCCGATGCTCGCTTCGCTAGTGACCGGGCTGGTGGTGTACAAGCGCTTCTGGAAAGGCTTCTTCAAACCCACCCTGCGTTTTCGCCACGGCGCGCGGATCTTCTGGGGCGATTTCCATCGACTGAGCGGCATCTGGTCGATCTGGTTCATCGCGGTGATCTCGATCACCGGCACCTGGTTTCTGATTCAGGCCATTCTGGCCGACAACCAGGTGTCCATCAGCAGCGAGCCGATCATTCCCGCCATGTCCCGGGAAAGCGTACCGATGTCGAGCGACGCCAGTCCTCCCCCACGAATCAGCCTCGATCGCGCGGTACAGATCGCCGAACAGCACATACCCGGGCTGGAAGTCAGTTTCGTCAGCCTGCCGGGCAATGCCTACAGCCACTTGAGCCTTGGCGGGCGCGGCTGGTATCCACTGATGTTCCAGACCGCCACACTGAATCCGTACAACGGTGAGAAGGCCGCCACCCGACTGCTGACTGACCGTTCCTCGCTGGAGTTCGTCACCGAGTCGATGCGCCCGCTGCACACCGGTGATTTCGGCGGTCTGTGGATCAAACTGATCTGGTTCTTCTTCGGCCTGCTGCTGAGCATGATGGTCCTCAGCGGCCTGTTGATCTGGACCAAGCGCACCGCGCTGGCCACCGCCAACGCGCTCAAGCGCGAGAATAAAAAGGCCCGCAACCCCCGCGTCAGCCGTGAACCGGCGGAGGTCAGCCTGTGA
- a CDS encoding metal ABC transporter permease: MSYEAFRLMVQGWASSGYLPEALAYGFVVNALLAGLLIGPVLGGLGTLVVVKRFAFFSEAVGHAALTGVAIGILLGEPYTGPYGSLFGYCLLFGILLNYLRNRTGLAPDTLIGVFLSVSLALGASLLLILAGKINVHILENVLFGSVLTVNGNDLLVLAIVGSLVMALALPLYNRIMLASFNPQLAAVRGVAVKTLDYLFVILVTLITVAAVKVIGAILVGALLVIPAAAARLLSQSLKGFFWCSVLIATVSTLCGILAPIVFDLPIPSGAAIILVAGIAFALAAIARGVVPSLKGNLG; this comes from the coding sequence ATGAGTTACGAAGCCTTTCGTTTGATGGTTCAGGGCTGGGCGTCGTCCGGTTACCTGCCCGAGGCGCTGGCCTACGGTTTTGTGGTCAACGCGCTGCTCGCCGGCCTGTTGATCGGCCCGGTGCTCGGCGGCCTCGGCACGCTGGTAGTGGTCAAGCGCTTTGCGTTTTTCTCCGAAGCGGTCGGGCACGCGGCGCTGACCGGCGTGGCCATCGGCATTCTGCTCGGCGAACCCTACACCGGGCCATACGGCAGCCTGTTCGGCTACTGCCTGCTGTTCGGCATTTTGCTCAATTACCTGCGCAATCGCACCGGTCTGGCGCCGGACACCCTGATCGGTGTGTTCCTCTCGGTGTCGCTGGCGCTCGGCGCGAGCCTGCTGCTGATTCTGGCCGGCAAGATCAACGTGCACATTCTGGAGAACGTGCTGTTCGGTTCGGTGCTCACCGTCAATGGCAACGACCTGCTGGTGCTGGCCATCGTCGGTTCGCTGGTCATGGCCCTGGCGCTGCCGCTGTACAACCGGATCATGCTCGCCAGTTTCAACCCGCAACTGGCGGCGGTGCGTGGCGTCGCGGTGAAGACTCTGGATTACCTGTTCGTGATTCTGGTGACGCTGATCACCGTCGCGGCGGTGAAGGTCATCGGCGCGATTCTGGTCGGCGCGTTGCTGGTGATTCCGGCGGCGGCCGCGCGTTTACTCAGCCAGTCGCTCAAGGGCTTCTTCTGGTGTTCGGTGCTGATTGCCACCGTCAGCACGCTGTGCGGGATTCTCGCGCCGATCGTCTTCGATCTGCCGATCCCCTCCGGCGCCGCGATCATCCTGGTCGCCGGCATTGCCTTCGCCCTCGCCGCCATTGCGCGCGGGGTTGTCCCGAGTCTGAAAGGGAACCTTGGATAA